The following are encoded in a window of Roseimaritima ulvae genomic DNA:
- a CDS encoding DUF4198 domain-containing protein: MSKIRIAGFLAGSCCILLAAGCGNGAAFPTAQVSGQVLCEGQPVSGAMVYFEPLRSGDQASAMVGKQGFAFTDSEGRYVISTYAPGEGDGAVVGKHRVRVGRGDAECDCSMNEEVDLMQVEVKADTDNTFELVLKKASSRERMMAQRNQDLEDEE, encoded by the coding sequence ATGTCAAAGATTCGAATCGCCGGTTTTCTGGCCGGTTCTTGCTGCATCTTGCTCGCCGCCGGATGCGGTAATGGAGCGGCGTTTCCCACGGCCCAGGTCTCCGGGCAGGTGCTTTGCGAAGGCCAGCCCGTCTCCGGTGCAATGGTCTATTTCGAACCGCTGCGTAGCGGAGATCAGGCCTCGGCAATGGTGGGCAAGCAAGGCTTTGCCTTCACCGATAGCGAAGGTCGTTATGTAATCTCCACCTACGCCCCTGGGGAAGGGGACGGCGCGGTGGTCGGGAAGCATCGTGTTCGCGTGGGCCGCGGTGACGCGGAATGCGATTGCAGCATGAACGAAGAAGTGGATCTGATGCAGGTGGAAGTGAAAGCCGACACCGACAACACCTTTGAACTGGTGTTGAAAAAAGCCAGCAGTCGTGAACGGATGATGGCACAACGCAACCAAGACCTCGAGGACGAGGAGTAG
- a CDS encoding FAD-dependent oxidoreductase, giving the protein MGILSLISARMLADHGWNVTVYEKSPGVGGRLSTRRVNGHTEFCSPGSITAPPAIRG; this is encoded by the coding sequence GTGGGAATCTTAAGCCTGATCAGTGCCAGAATGCTCGCCGACCACGGCTGGAATGTCACGGTTTACGAAAAGAGCCCTGGAGTGGGCGGTCGCTTGTCCACACGACGCGTCAATGGACACACTGAGTTTTGCTCACCGGGCTCCATTACTGCACCGCCCGCGATCCGCGGTTGA
- a CDS encoding HTTM domain-containing protein, whose translation MSSKGAMSSTGSGGSTGVLRPRQLLVDSMRPVDAASVTFFRVSFAALMVAWAWNYLASGRVTDLYVSPQFHFTYAGFQWLQPWPGDGMYWHFIGLMGLALMILCGCFYRTAALLFAIGFSYVFLLERTNYQNHYYLVLLISWMLPWLPLNRMLSVDAIRKPALQSSTVPAWVLTLLRFQIAIPYIYGGIAKWTPDWILGQPMEMFLSTKGDLPIVGGWLATPGVGLLMSWSGMIFDLAIVPALLIRRTRPYAFVLCIAFHVTNSILFSIHVFPWLMIAASTLFFTPAWPRRLLSAPQLDVANHSSWRGSRRQWTAVVAILVFAVFQISWPLRSRLNQEPTSWSERGHLFSWRMMLRAKEVGIGFAVFDPATQAVANVDHKQFLSREQSEKFARDPQLVLQMAHFIADKFEQEMGRRPQVHAFVLASLNGRKPQLMLDPNQDLASVSASTLMSSGCLLSLSEPLRSPAWDVPISQWREHIELPEMKFLQPHSREVQTVDLTGTYSSPFNQEP comes from the coding sequence ATGAGCTCCAAGGGTGCGATGAGCTCCACGGGGTCGGGGGGCTCCACGGGCGTCCTGCGTCCGCGGCAGTTGTTGGTCGATTCCATGCGCCCCGTGGATGCGGCAAGCGTTACGTTCTTTCGCGTCAGCTTTGCCGCATTGATGGTTGCGTGGGCGTGGAATTACCTCGCCTCGGGACGCGTCACGGATTTGTACGTCTCGCCGCAGTTCCATTTTACTTACGCCGGGTTCCAGTGGCTTCAACCCTGGCCCGGCGATGGAATGTACTGGCATTTCATCGGTCTGATGGGACTGGCCTTGATGATTCTGTGCGGTTGTTTTTATCGCACCGCGGCGCTGCTGTTTGCGATTGGTTTCAGCTATGTGTTTCTGCTGGAGAGGACCAATTACCAAAACCACTACTATCTGGTGCTGCTGATCAGCTGGATGCTACCCTGGTTGCCGCTGAACCGGATGCTGTCGGTTGACGCGATCCGCAAGCCCGCGCTGCAGTCCTCCACCGTGCCGGCTTGGGTGCTGACGCTGTTGCGGTTCCAGATTGCTATCCCCTATATCTATGGAGGGATCGCGAAATGGACGCCGGATTGGATCTTGGGACAACCCATGGAAATGTTCCTCAGCACCAAAGGCGATCTGCCCATCGTCGGAGGCTGGTTGGCGACGCCGGGCGTTGGTTTGTTGATGTCATGGAGCGGCATGATCTTTGATCTCGCCATCGTGCCGGCATTGCTGATCCGCCGCACCCGCCCCTACGCCTTTGTGCTGTGTATCGCCTTCCATGTGACGAATTCGATCCTGTTTTCGATCCATGTGTTTCCCTGGTTAATGATCGCCGCCAGCACGTTGTTTTTCACGCCCGCCTGGCCTCGCCGCTTGTTGTCTGCTCCACAACTTGATGTTGCCAACCATTCAAGTTGGCGAGGTTCCAGGCGGCAGTGGACCGCGGTGGTAGCGATCCTAGTTTTTGCGGTTTTCCAGATCAGTTGGCCGTTGCGCAGTCGGTTGAATCAGGAACCGACCAGTTGGAGCGAACGGGGGCATCTGTTTTCCTGGCGGATGATGCTGCGGGCAAAAGAGGTGGGCATCGGGTTTGCGGTTTTCGATCCAGCAACCCAGGCGGTCGCAAATGTGGATCACAAGCAGTTCCTCAGTCGGGAACAGTCCGAAAAATTCGCTCGCGATCCCCAATTGGTCCTGCAGATGGCTCATTTCATCGCGGACAAATTCGAACAGGAAATGGGACGCCGCCCTCAAGTGCATGCCTTCGTGTTGGCTTCCTTGAATGGTCGCAAGCCGCAGTTGATGCTGGATCCCAACCAGGATTTGGCGTCGGTTTCCGCCAGCACTTTGATGAGTTCCGGATGTTTGTTGTCATTAAGCGAACCGCTCCGATCTCCAGCCTGGGATGTGCCCATCAGCCAATGGCGCGAGCATATCGAGTTACCCGAAATGAAGTTCTTGCAACCCCACTCTCGTGAAGTTCAGACAGTCGATTTGACCGGTACCTATTCTTCTCCGTTTAACCAAGAGCCGTAG
- a CDS encoding DUF1559 domain-containing protein, which produces MRRNGSLRAGFTLVELLVVIAIIGVLVGLLLPAVQAAREAARRMQCSNNLKQIGLAMHNYEGVYKIMPPALFAADTSLGEPSGEDDDGFGWMVALLPFVEQQNLYETLQVNGHYGTLGNQSIRDMLYPGVPAGTVIPGGDTVVPGYRCPSSVLPDFVPASWTIPGSHLVGGGSVPNAFPMSIGYGTSDYKAGGGSCYGDYGVMHKIREGGGARFADITDGLSNTILSGESSYVTSTTSSSSRQSTPPTAFRDWPTWIGSFGSGQDETVRINGRTNSPINAQTNPNKMYFAINDDNAFSFHPGGAQFVFADGSVHFISENIAIDTYCKLHDRRDGIPLGDWD; this is translated from the coding sequence ATGCGTCGTAACGGTAGTCTTAGAGCGGGTTTTACGCTGGTTGAGTTATTGGTGGTGATTGCCATCATTGGGGTCTTGGTAGGGTTGCTGTTGCCGGCCGTACAGGCGGCTCGTGAAGCGGCCCGCCGCATGCAATGTTCCAACAATCTGAAACAGATTGGGCTGGCCATGCACAACTATGAGGGCGTGTACAAAATCATGCCGCCGGCGCTGTTTGCCGCGGATACCTCTCTCGGAGAGCCCAGCGGTGAAGACGACGACGGGTTTGGCTGGATGGTGGCACTGCTGCCGTTTGTGGAACAGCAAAACCTGTACGAAACGCTACAGGTCAACGGTCACTACGGCACGCTGGGAAACCAGAGTATTCGAGACATGCTGTATCCGGGGGTGCCGGCAGGGACCGTGATTCCTGGCGGAGATACCGTGGTGCCGGGCTACCGCTGTCCGTCTTCCGTGCTGCCCGATTTTGTTCCGGCGAGCTGGACAATTCCTGGCAGTCATCTGGTGGGTGGCGGTTCGGTGCCCAATGCTTTTCCCATGTCCATCGGCTATGGTACCTCGGACTACAAGGCCGGCGGAGGTAGCTGCTACGGGGACTACGGCGTGATGCACAAGATTCGCGAGGGCGGGGGAGCTCGTTTTGCCGACATCACCGATGGGCTCAGCAACACCATCTTGTCGGGCGAATCATCCTACGTGACTTCGACGACCTCCAGTTCCAGTCGCCAGAGCACACCGCCCACGGCGTTTCGCGACTGGCCAACGTGGATCGGATCGTTTGGCAGCGGGCAAGACGAAACCGTCCGCATCAACGGCCGCACGAACAGCCCGATCAACGCTCAAACCAATCCCAACAAAATGTATTTTGCCATCAATGACGACAATGCTTTTAGCTTTCACCCCGGTGGTGCCCAATTCGTCTTTGCCGACGGGTCGGTGCATTTCATCAGCGAAAACATCGCCATTGATACCTACTGCAAACTGCATGACCGTCGCGACGGAATTCCGCTGGGCGACTGGGATTGA
- a CDS encoding peroxiredoxin-like family protein, whose product MPTLKEQTDAKFANTRKNNPEFAKQVDAILASAESFQSGEAALDVGQTAPSFQLPNPQGERVALTDLLQNGPVVVTFYRGSWCPYCNLQLRAMQQRLADIHDLGAELVAISPQVPDDSLSQDEQEGLEFPVLSDQDAQVAAEYGVAWNVPQLILEHMRNDRNLELSEINGGNGSVLPIPATFVLNRDGVVVWRFVDVDYRNRAEPDDIVEALRAL is encoded by the coding sequence ATGCCCACGCTGAAAGAGCAAACCGACGCAAAATTTGCCAATACTCGCAAGAACAACCCCGAATTTGCTAAGCAAGTCGACGCCATACTCGCTTCCGCCGAGTCGTTTCAGTCGGGTGAGGCGGCACTTGATGTCGGACAGACGGCGCCCAGCTTCCAACTCCCCAACCCGCAAGGCGAGCGAGTTGCTCTGACGGACTTGCTGCAAAACGGTCCGGTGGTGGTGACTTTTTATCGCGGCAGTTGGTGCCCTTATTGCAATCTACAACTGCGTGCGATGCAGCAACGATTGGCGGACATTCATGATCTCGGTGCCGAACTGGTCGCGATCAGCCCTCAAGTTCCAGACGACTCACTGTCGCAAGACGAACAAGAGGGTCTAGAGTTTCCGGTACTTTCCGATCAGGACGCCCAAGTGGCAGCCGAATATGGCGTCGCCTGGAACGTGCCACAACTGATACTCGAGCACATGCGGAACGATCGAAACCTGGAATTATCCGAGATCAATGGCGGGAACGGGAGCGTGCTGCCGATCCCGGCGACCTTTGTGTTAAATCGCGATGGCGTCGTCGTTTGGCGGTTTGTTGACGTCGACTACCGGAACCGTGCCGAACCAGATGACATTGTCGAGGCTTTGCGGGCGTTATAG
- a CDS encoding purple acid phosphatase family protein, translated as MTCLLLAVPAAAHEGEHDHVVQVQADEMYRPTAMPDRIVLCWNNDPRTTQAVNWRTSQEVSKGLAEIAVAEAGPGFPEKARQVVATTEALTTDINKAHFHSVSFTDLTPGTRYAYRVGDGTNWSEWFQFSTADDSPQPFSFIYFGDAQNNVRSMWSRVIREAHRDLPKAAFFLHAGDLINRAEKDAEWGEWFGSGGWLNAMIPSVAVPGNHEQAKAEDGQRRLSHHWRPSFTFPENGPEGLEESCYTMVYQNLRIIALNSNERQAEQAAWLETVLQKNDSQWVACTFHHPIFSTGKDRDNPELRDLWKPLFDKYKVDIVLQGHDHTYGRTGFAVPDTIANVPTGVQAFEQRHGTVYVVSVSGPKMYNNNRLPFMKRLAEDTQLYQLIHIDGASLRFEARTAIGELYDAFELKKQPGQTNQLIELEPEVSENLREPAIEKS; from the coding sequence ATGACTTGTCTCCTGTTGGCCGTGCCCGCGGCGGCTCACGAAGGGGAGCATGATCACGTGGTCCAAGTGCAAGCCGATGAGATGTATCGTCCAACGGCGATGCCGGACCGGATTGTGTTGTGCTGGAACAATGATCCCCGCACCACTCAAGCGGTCAATTGGCGGACCTCGCAGGAGGTTTCCAAAGGCCTTGCCGAAATCGCTGTGGCCGAAGCCGGCCCCGGGTTTCCCGAAAAGGCTCGCCAAGTCGTCGCCACCACTGAGGCGTTGACCACCGATATCAACAAAGCCCATTTCCACAGCGTCAGCTTCACCGACCTTACCCCGGGCACGCGTTACGCGTACCGAGTGGGAGACGGAACCAATTGGAGCGAGTGGTTTCAGTTCAGTACCGCGGATGACTCGCCGCAACCGTTTTCCTTTATCTATTTCGGCGACGCTCAAAACAATGTGCGTTCGATGTGGTCCCGCGTGATTCGCGAAGCCCATCGCGATTTGCCCAAAGCGGCTTTCTTCCTGCACGCCGGTGACCTGATCAATCGTGCGGAAAAGGATGCCGAATGGGGAGAATGGTTCGGCTCGGGCGGATGGTTGAATGCCATGATCCCCAGCGTTGCCGTGCCGGGCAATCACGAGCAGGCCAAAGCAGAGGATGGCCAGCGCCGTCTGTCGCATCACTGGAGGCCCAGTTTCACGTTCCCTGAAAACGGTCCGGAAGGTTTGGAAGAATCCTGTTACACAATGGTCTACCAGAACCTGCGAATCATCGCTTTGAACAGCAACGAACGCCAAGCGGAACAGGCGGCCTGGTTGGAAACCGTGTTGCAGAAAAACGATTCGCAGTGGGTGGCTTGTACCTTTCACCATCCCATCTTTTCCACCGGAAAGGACCGAGACAATCCCGAGTTACGCGACCTCTGGAAACCGCTGTTTGACAAATACAAAGTCGACATTGTGCTGCAGGGCCACGATCATACTTATGGCCGAACAGGCTTTGCGGTTCCTGATACCATCGCCAACGTGCCGACGGGCGTTCAAGCTTTCGAACAGCGACATGGTACGGTCTACGTCGTTTCGGTCAGTGGCCCGAAAATGTACAACAACAATCGTCTGCCCTTCATGAAGCGTCTGGCCGAGGATACTCAGCTGTATCAGTTGATTCACATCGATGGTGCCAGCTTGCGTTTTGAAGCTCGCACCGCGATCGGTGAACTGTACGACGCCTTTGAACTGAAGAAGCAACCGGGGCAAACCAATCAGCTGATCGAGCTGGAGCCCGAAGTCTCGGAGAATCTCCGCGAACCAGCGATCGAAAAAAGCTAG
- a CDS encoding DUF1559 domain-containing protein, protein MKRRRGFTLVELLVVIAIIGVLVGLLLPAVQAAREAARRMSCGNNLKQIGLAMHNYHDSLGKFPTGSSSCCWGTWLPLILPYLEQENISDLYVDWGDSSGARYSSAPNTTNVTTRRLAAFSCPSDLDNAPFSGITNHSYAVNYGNTGYSQQTTLNGVTFGGAPFAPRTGVNFGFRDILDGTSSTLMVAEVRQGQGRDLRGFSWWGDASGFETYLGPNSQLPDRIYSSYYCNEVRGMPCDVSSSTNPSMFASRSLHPGVVQAVNCDGSVHPYADTIDLNIWRSMSTTQGGEVVSDN, encoded by the coding sequence ATGAAACGCAGGCGAGGTTTTACACTAGTTGAGCTACTAGTGGTAATCGCAATCATTGGTGTTCTTGTTGGTTTGTTACTGCCGGCCGTGCAAGCGGCACGCGAAGCCGCAAGGCGAATGTCCTGCGGCAACAATCTAAAACAGATCGGGCTGGCAATGCACAACTACCATGACTCGTTGGGCAAGTTCCCCACGGGATCGTCGTCGTGCTGCTGGGGCACTTGGCTGCCGCTGATCCTTCCTTACTTGGAACAAGAAAACATCTCCGACTTGTACGTCGACTGGGGCGACAGCTCCGGAGCGCGTTATTCGAGTGCTCCCAACACAACCAATGTCACCACTCGACGGCTTGCCGCGTTCAGCTGCCCGAGTGATTTGGACAACGCTCCGTTTTCGGGGATCACCAACCACAGCTACGCGGTCAACTACGGCAATACCGGATACAGCCAACAAACGACGCTTAACGGTGTCACCTTTGGGGGCGCCCCTTTTGCGCCGCGAACAGGCGTCAATTTTGGTTTCCGCGACATCCTCGACGGCACCAGTTCGACGCTGATGGTTGCCGAAGTCAGGCAAGGTCAAGGAAGAGACCTTCGCGGGTTTTCGTGGTGGGGCGACGCGTCGGGGTTTGAAACTTACCTGGGACCAAACAGTCAACTTCCTGACCGCATCTATTCGTCCTACTACTGCAATGAGGTACGGGGGATGCCGTGTGATGTTTCCTCATCTACCAACCCTTCAATGTTTGCTTCGCGTTCCCTACATCCCGGCGTGGTGCAGGCGGTCAATTGTGACGGTTCGGTGCATCCCTACGCCGACACCATCGACCTAAACATCTGGCGATCGATGAGTACCACCCAAGGCGGGGAAGTGGTTAGCGATAACTAA
- a CDS encoding MFS transporter yields the protein MSNQQTAWYSNVTRYQWLVLVVASLGWMFDAFEGQIYNLTRSDMLPDLLGTSSDDPLVRIWGERFLGIFLIGGTFGGLLFSSLADRWGRNPVMALTILFYSVFSGLTAFAGEIWQVGALRFLVAMGVGGEWAVGAALVAEVFPKEARERAGGIFHATSVGGLWLAAAAGLLVGSEWRYAYLIGVLPALLVLWVRLLIKEPKSWQAARATKKESMGSFRELLGTPRWRLRAVMGALLAMVGLATFWGVVIAGQDLAADFLKRAGDENWSSKSKIAFGFIQTAGAGLGMLAFGPLSARFGSRKTFAMMHLVAFALTPIVCWLPSYVGSYGLLLFLLPLFAFFAQGIHAGYAVYFPTLFPTHLRATGSGFCFNVGRLLAAPVLIWLSAWLKAEFDLRTAISLLGGFFLLGLCVLVFSPETQGEDLIDK from the coding sequence ATGTCCAACCAACAAACTGCCTGGTACTCCAACGTTACCCGCTACCAATGGCTGGTCCTGGTGGTCGCTTCGCTGGGCTGGATGTTTGATGCCTTCGAAGGCCAAATCTACAACCTGACTCGTAGCGACATGTTGCCGGACCTACTGGGCACCAGCAGCGACGATCCGCTGGTCCGTATTTGGGGCGAACGGTTCTTGGGAATCTTTTTGATTGGCGGGACGTTCGGCGGATTGCTGTTTAGTTCGCTCGCGGACCGCTGGGGCAGAAACCCTGTAATGGCTCTGACGATTCTGTTCTACTCCGTGTTCTCCGGCCTGACTGCGTTCGCGGGCGAGATCTGGCAAGTGGGAGCGCTTCGTTTTTTGGTTGCCATGGGCGTCGGTGGCGAATGGGCTGTGGGAGCAGCTTTGGTCGCGGAAGTGTTCCCCAAGGAGGCTCGAGAACGCGCAGGAGGCATCTTCCATGCGACCAGTGTGGGCGGGTTATGGTTGGCCGCGGCGGCCGGCTTGTTGGTAGGAAGCGAGTGGCGGTACGCTTATTTGATTGGGGTGCTTCCCGCATTGCTGGTGTTGTGGGTCCGCCTGCTGATCAAGGAGCCTAAATCCTGGCAAGCAGCCCGAGCGACGAAGAAAGAAAGCATGGGCAGCTTTCGTGAATTACTCGGCACACCTCGCTGGCGATTGCGAGCAGTGATGGGGGCGCTGCTGGCGATGGTTGGACTGGCCACTTTCTGGGGCGTGGTCATCGCGGGTCAGGACCTGGCAGCCGACTTCTTAAAGCGCGCGGGCGACGAGAACTGGTCCAGCAAATCCAAAATTGCGTTTGGTTTCATTCAGACGGCGGGTGCGGGACTTGGCATGTTAGCGTTTGGTCCCCTGAGTGCACGATTCGGGTCTCGCAAAACGTTTGCGATGATGCATCTGGTAGCCTTTGCATTGACTCCTATCGTTTGCTGGTTGCCTTCGTACGTGGGAAGCTATGGACTGCTGTTGTTCCTGCTGCCGCTGTTTGCATTCTTCGCACAAGGCATTCACGCTGGCTACGCGGTGTATTTCCCAACCCTGTTTCCGACACACCTACGAGCGACCGGATCAGGGTTTTGTTTCAACGTGGGCAGATTGCTCGCGGCCCCCGTATTAATTTGGTTGAGCGCCTGGTTAAAGGCCGAATTTGACCTGCGCACGGCGATCAGTCTGCTGGGCGGATTCTTTCTGTTAGGATTATGCGTACTGGTATTTTCACCCGAGACTCAGGGCGAAGACCTAATCGATAAATAG
- a CDS encoding LLM class flavin-dependent oxidoreductase produces MSHPTIRTEQRQCEVAWFSALCSDDYEFLGVPDGKLRSSYEHCGEIVRRADSLGYQNILLPSGWIVGQDALAFASAMAPQTRQINQLVALRMGEVWPPMLARALATLDHIAKGRLTINIISSDMPGQKEDGMIRYSRSSEIIQILKGLWSTRGPFRWEGEHYQIDLPNTDSAQPYQQNGGPLMYFGGFSPPAQDLCAKHCDVFLMWPDTEQGLAETIATLSEKAAGYQRKIDFGFRAHVIVRETENEAKAAAERLISKLDLAKGNEIKHRSMDASSAGVTRQDELREKSDSLYLEDHLWGGIGLARSGCGSAIVGDPEQVLAKLNRYMDMGIRSFILSGYPHLDECDLFAKHVLPKLPTCYLNQVQNRLVPDPVTPLTTEQRV; encoded by the coding sequence ATGAGCCACCCCACTATTCGTACCGAACAACGACAATGCGAAGTCGCATGGTTTTCCGCGCTTTGCAGCGATGACTATGAATTTCTTGGCGTACCGGATGGAAAGCTGCGTTCGTCGTATGAACACTGTGGTGAAATCGTGCGCCGCGCCGACAGCTTGGGCTATCAGAACATCCTGCTCCCGTCGGGCTGGATCGTCGGCCAAGACGCTCTGGCCTTCGCTTCGGCGATGGCTCCGCAGACCCGCCAAATCAACCAGCTCGTCGCACTTCGCATGGGCGAAGTTTGGCCGCCGATGTTGGCTCGTGCGTTGGCGACCCTTGATCACATCGCCAAGGGGCGATTGACGATCAACATCATCTCGTCAGATATGCCGGGACAAAAAGAGGATGGCATGATTCGCTATTCTCGGTCCAGCGAGATCATTCAGATCCTCAAAGGGCTGTGGAGTACGAGGGGGCCTTTCCGCTGGGAAGGCGAGCACTACCAAATTGATCTGCCCAACACGGACAGCGCCCAACCGTATCAACAGAACGGCGGACCACTGATGTACTTCGGCGGTTTTTCACCACCGGCTCAGGACTTGTGCGCTAAACACTGCGACGTCTTTTTGATGTGGCCGGACACCGAACAGGGGCTGGCGGAAACAATCGCAACGTTGAGCGAAAAAGCGGCAGGCTACCAGCGAAAAATTGATTTTGGCTTCCGTGCTCATGTGATCGTTCGCGAAACCGAGAACGAGGCCAAAGCGGCCGCTGAGCGTTTGATCAGCAAACTGGACTTGGCAAAGGGCAACGAAATCAAGCATCGGTCGATGGATGCTTCCAGCGCTGGCGTGACACGGCAGGACGAACTTCGCGAGAAGAGCGATAGCCTGTACCTGGAAGACCATCTGTGGGGCGGTATCGGCTTGGCTCGCAGTGGTTGTGGCAGCGCGATCGTTGGGGATCCCGAGCAGGTGCTTGCGAAACTCAATCGCTACATGGACATGGGGATTCGATCGTTCATCCTCAGCGGATACCCCCACCTCGACGAATGTGACTTGTTTGCCAAGCACGTTTTGCCAAAGCTCCCGACGTGTTATTTAAACCAAGTCCAAAATCGGCTCGTGCCAGATCCTGTCACACCGCTGACGACGGAGCAAAGAGTCTAG